The proteins below come from a single Dermatophagoides farinae isolate YC_2012a chromosome 7, ASM2471394v1, whole genome shotgun sequence genomic window:
- the LOC124496577 gene encoding uncharacterized protein LOC124496577 gives MESSAPVLKRINFLPNNQNQNVSIAWKNLRYEVNNRFIFGGGRKVILRRMNGHLEYNSLNGFLGPSGAGKTTLLNCLNGKYQSGLSADSQIYINQRESDKPRIRYIQQHVHETIIGSMTVRQVLYYAFRFNNSYKHGRSEMDKQMTNVLDQLLLDHKVLDRRFDLCSGGEQKRIALAQELMSLKAPKFLFVDEPTTGLDSHAALLMVRCLRKLADNPQNRLTILASIHSPNSDILKLFDKLYILAKGGVCIYSGLPSLLQQNLHDHIGHVQDRSKPPIEEYLAIACKGTDDENVRRLGEATWSQQQTELKQVIPQMKFLPQGIHVNHKRFSFGDFLIQMSRMFVLTFIKQVDSRIITLIMIASMCFVQTNLYDSDIVTPNTCVSAANLSESNEKQNQTCLEQIKDDYRVEFYLHFQCFFIMMLGYLLSGISSLTLSSLMKIFKNEHQNGWYSVGVSYWSIVIVRLIDFTIIALHVTTLMYFLIDHSYVDNGQFNWYRFISFFLFLWMFIVYLQSMGQLLSLVFASLSDIAVAISFIVYASIDFNNGYMFPYNHIVMMTSKIISNLIGSRIIKNGLVYSFYGIDRCDTDEISSVLIGHDIDPDTVYIDLYRIVINSIILRLLTLILMMFKLQGFRRNHHHWFVLRRDQSPSVNRVDFIPIDYDDLNNNHESFNGTDDDQRMKSAVEIEFDRFAKNRIIIAWRSLSLFNCGSIFELRSATDLEQPKYILRNLNGQFRFGTLNALMGTSGAGKTSFLKVLNGRDKTRLSSETKFYLSKFTPLRTCYITQEISCHLTPGLTALQSLIYASRLKNLGENIDHKQKAMAMLEELDIADTANTLVNKCSGGQRKRLAVALELMSLRMPNFICIDEPTSGLDSNSAEVIVTCLRKMSHKHNITIVAAIHQPNTEMLMLFDQVYILARGGACIFSGPPSQISDHLQQVCNDDNGDGDDKFAVEEMMKYSSLNHLDQQIRTLVQSTNESILDDQLLTDTQYILDGPQMNRTRFSLQSIRILIERQFYFYIGSPMARFLILAVTTFTMLNGLVIKSLIDPDIAYRNGCISLDEDLLDCNHSIEGRLELYISYQYANCCLNNFGIICFIFFAMIFTSQRKLFQIEHRNGWYSSGTFYVAKAISDWMLMIPSIIIYPFIVDIYSSVRPYVPYYMIIITILPVIAFQGASYILSILFGRNPLNLYISLPILSLLSVFCAMSPHALSHLAFKLLATFNLFRYQNEAILLLIFGFGRCNDREIQIILYEFGYRHDDYFYYCILMTAVNALLYQTMAITLFCIRHNPFENRRKRIARIEYLNQRKLPSKVIFPGLGCSNDCFSIKTIQ, from the exons atggaatcATCAGCTCCAGTATTGaaacgaataaattttttgccaaacaatcaaaatcaaaatgtatCGATTGCATGGAAAAATCTCCGTTATGAAGTGaataatcgattcatttttggtGGTGGACGAAAAGTGATTCTACGACGTATGAATGGCCATCTTGAATATAATAGTCTAAATGGATTTCTTGGACCAAGTGGTGCTGGTAAAACGACACTTCTTAATTGTTTGAATGGCAAATATCAATCTGGACTCAGTGCCGATTCGCAAATCTACATCAACCAACGAGAGAGTGATAAACCGAGAATAAGatacattcaacaacatGTCCATGAAACGATAATCGGTTCGATGACAGTTCGTCAGGTGCTTTACTATGCCTTTCGATTCAACAATAGCTACAAGCATGGTCGATCCGAAATGGATAAACAGATGACCAATGTCCTCGATCAACTGTTGCTCGATCACAAAGTTCTCGACAGAAGGTTCGATCTTTGCAGTGGAGGCGAACAAAAACGTATTGCTCTTGCCCAAGAATTGATGTCATTGAAGGCACCGAAATTTTTGTTCGTCGATGAACCGACCACAGGGTTGGATAGTCATGCCGCATTGTTGATGGTACGTTGTCTACGAAAGTTGGCTGACAATCCACAGAATCGATTGACTATTCTGGCATCGATACATTCGCCCAACTCGGACATTCTCAAATTGTTCGACAAACTCTACATATTGGCAAAAGGTGGTGTCTGCATCTACTCTGGATTGCCATCATTGTTACAGCAGAATCTTCACGACCACATTGGTCATGTGCAAGATCGAAGCAAACCGCCGATTGAAGAATATCTGGCCATCGCCTGCAAAGGAACTGACGATGAAAATGTTCGTCGATTAGGAGAAGCTACTTggtcacaacaacaaaccgaATTAAAACAAGTCATACCGCAGATGAAATTCTTACCACAAGGAATCCATGTCAACCATAAGAGATTTTCATTCGGTGATTTTCTGATTCAAATGTCAAGAATGTTTGTATTAACATTTATCAAACAAGTCGATTCGCGTATCATTACATTAATCATGATAGCGTCGATGTGTTTTGTCCAAACAAATCTCTATGATTCGGATATCGTCACACCTAATACTTGTGTGTCAGCTGCCAATTTAAgcgaatcgaatgaaaaacaaaatcaaacctGTCTAGAACAAATCAAAGATGATTATCgtgttgaattttatttacattttcaatgttttttcattatgatgCTTGGCTATCTACTTAGCGGGATTAGTAGtttaacattatcatcattaatgaaaatattcaagaaTGAACATCAAaatg GTTGGTACAGTGTTGGTGTTTCATATTGGTCCATTGTCATTGttcgattaattgattttacaATCATCGCATTACATGTGACAACATTGATGTATTTCTTAATCGATCATAGCTATGTTGATAATGGTCAGTTCAATTGGTATCGATTCATCagttttttcctatttttatGGATGTTCATTGTTTACCTACAATCAATGGGACAATTGTTGAGTTTGGTTTTCGCCAGTTTATCCGACATTGCTGTCGCCATTTCGTTTATTGTTTATGCATCCATTGATTTTAACAATGGTTATATGTTCCCGTATAATCATATTGTTATGATGACAAGTAAAATCATTAGCAATTTGATTGGATCAAGAATTATTAAGAATGGGTtggtttattcattttacGGTATTGATCGTTGCGATACGGATGAAATTTCGTCCGTATTGATTGGTCATGATATTGATCCTGATACGGTTTATATTGATCTATATCGAATCgtaatcaattcaatcattctaCGTTTATTAACgttaatattaatgatgTTTAAATTACAAGGATTCCGCcgcaaccatcatcattggttcgTGTTACGAAGAGACCAATCACCATCTGTAAATCGGGTAGATTTTATCCcgattgattatgatgatttaaataataatcatgaatcatttaatggcactgatgatgatcaacgtATGAAATCAGCAgtggaaattgaatttgacaGATTTGCGAAAAATCGCATTATCATTGCTTGGAGGTCATTAAGTTTATTTAATTGTGGCTCAATATTTGAATTACGTTCTGCCACCGATCTTGAACAACCGAAGTATATACTGCGTAATCTGAATGGTCAATTTCGTTTTGGCACATTGAATGCTTTGATGGGCACGTCTGGAGCTGGCAAGACTTCTTTTCTCAAAGTGTTGAATGGACGGGACAAGACTCGATTGAGCAGTGAAACCAAATTCTACCTAAGCAAGTTCACACCACTTAGGACCTGTTATATAACTCAAGAGATTTCTTGTCATCTGACACCGGGATTGACGGCACTTCAAAGTCTCATATATGCAAGCAGATTGAAAAATCTTGGTGAAAATATCGATCATAAACAGAAGGCTATGGCCATGTTGGAAGAACTGGACATTGCCGACACAGCCAACACATTGGTCAATAAGTGTTCTGGTGGTCAACGAAAACGATTGGCAGTGGCTTTGGAACTAATGTCGCTACGAATGCccaatttcatttgtatcGATGAACCAACCAGTGGTTTAGATTCGAATTCAGCCGAAGTGATCGTTACATGTTTGCGAAAAATGTCACATAAACACAACATCACCATAGTGGCAGCCATTCATCAACCGAATACTGAAATGTTAATGCTTTTTGATCAGGTTTACATCCTGGCTAGAGGTGGTGCTTGCATCTTCTCGGGACCACCATCACAAATCAGTGACCATCTCCAGCAAGTTTGTAACGacgataatggtgatggcgatgataaatttgccgttgaagaaatgatgaaatattctAGTTTGAATCATCTGGATCAACAAATCAGAACATTGGTTCAATCGACAAACGAATCAATTTTGgatgatcaattattgaCGGATACACAATACATTTTAGATGGACCACAGATGAATCGAACAAGattttcattacaatcaatcaGAATATTAATCGAACGTCAATTCTATTTCTACATTGGCAGTCCAATGGCaagatttttgattttggctGTCACCACATTTACTATGTTGAATGGTTTGGTCATAAAAAGTTTAATTGATCCAGATATTGCCTATAGAAATGGTTGCATTAGTTTGGACGAAGATTTATTGGATTGtaatcattcgattgaaGGAAGATTAGAACTTTATATTAGTTATCAATACGCCAATTGTTGTCTAAATAATTTCGGCataatttgttttatatttttcgCAATGATTTTTACATcacaaagaaaattatttcaaattgaacatCGTAATG GATGGTATAGTTCAGGTACATTCTATGTGGCCAAAGCAATTTCTGATTGGATGCTGATGATaccatcaatcatcatctatcCGTTTATCGTTGATATTTACTCATCAGTTCGTCCATATGTTCCTTattatatgatcatcatcaccatattgCCAGTGATTGCATTTCAAGGTGCTAGTTATATATTGTCTATTTTGTTTGGTCGAAATCCattaaatttatatatatcacTACCGATTTTATCGCTACTATCGGTTTTTTGTGCAATGTCACCACATGCATTATCACATTTGGCATTTAAATTGTTGGCAACATTCAATCTTTTCCGATATCAAAATGAAGccattttattgttgatatttgGTTTCGGACGTTGTAATGATAGAGAAATACAGATTATTTTGTATGAATTCGGTTATcgacatgatgattatttttattattgtattcTGATGACTGCTGTTAATGCATTGCTATATCAAACCATGGCCATTACATTGTTTTGTATTCGACATAATCCATTTGAAAATCGTCGTAAACGTATTGCACGTATCGAATATTTAAATCAACGAAAATTACCATCGAAAGTAATTTTTCCCGGACTTGGTTGTTCGAATGATTGTTTCTCTATTAAAACAATTCAGTGA